In the genome of Pirellulales bacterium, the window TAGCTCGCGATAACGCTCTCGCGCGTCGGCGACGTCCGCGGCTTGGCATGGGGAATCGATGTTGGTTTCTGGAGAGTCCTCGCTATCGCTTGCCGTATCGACTGGCATTGTTAGACAACTGGCATCAAGTAAGCCGGATCGTCGATCAACTCCGCCGAATGACGCGGGGACGACGAGATTGGCATTTCGAATCGCCGCTGCGAAGTCTCCACCCTTACGCGACAACTGATCCGCCAGAGCGTGCACGTTAACCAGCTTCAAACCGGCCCGGTCCACGATGACCGGACTGGTTTCAAGCTCCGACTTTCGCACCGCAGGCAATTCGTTCCAACGTTCCACAAACCATTTGGCGACGGCGTGCGTTGGTGCGGATAGCGTCTCATGCGTCAGAATACGGTGCGTGTCGAACCATTCCTCAATATCTTCCCGAGCCAGATCACCAAAGCCGGGAACGTCCAATTCCGCTCGCCACGCGATCGTTGTCTGGGCCTGTTCGTCGTCGATCCCGCGCAGCCACGGCGCCACGTCTGGCCGGCCGGGCATGCGCTCTGTGATGCTGGTCAAGCTCCAAGCGTCTAACAAGATGTCTGTAAGCTCAACGGTCCCTGGTGCAGGCGATGTTGCCGCCGCCCATTGCTCAGGCTTCAACGATTTCTTGAATTTTGCTAGCGCCTTGGGACTGACGTCCATATCGTTAGCGAGGAGTGACGCGGTGGCGATGCGAGCCTTGTCGATATCGGACTTGTCGGCAGGGTTGGCATCCGGGATGAGAACGACCGTGGCTGCGCCCAGCCCGCGCCGGTTTACTCGTCCCAGCCGTTGAATGAAGGAATCGATCGTCGTTAGATCGCTCACCATGTGATCGGCGTTGAGATCAAATCCCACTTCGCCGGCGCTGGTGGACACTAGAAATACGGGAACTTGATTCGCTAGGTCAGCGGGCTCGAGCTCGCCTTTGAGCCAGCGATCTTTGAAGACGTCTTGCTCGACAAGTTTGTCGCGTTCCAGACCGCGCATCGTGCCAGTCAATACTTCGACGCTTTCGCTAAAGGGCGTGCTTTTCGACTTCTTCGGTTTCGCTCCCGAGTCGTCCACCGATTCGACCACATGCTTTCGAAGCTGATTGACAATTTCTTGCGCGTCATCGGGCTTGCGGACGAAGACAACGATCCGTTTGCCAACGATGGTGTTGTCGGTTGCAAGCTCGATGGCTGCATCAGCAAGGGCGGCGTTCAGGTTTTTCGATTCGACCGGCTCCTTGATTTTCAAGTTCTTGCACGACTCAAATCTTTGCTGAGTGATCCCATTTGCATCCTCGCCCGTGAGGTCGCCATTGGCATCGATTTGCAGTGAGAATATTTTTGTAGCGGGAGCGCAGTCGCTTGTGGCGGACATGCGCATCACGCGCATTGGCATGCCGTGCGCGGCGCCGTCGCAGTCCTTCTGGAAGGGGCCGTCGCTGCCAATAGCGCAGATGAGTTTTTCGAAAGGTTTGGAGAGCTGTGCTTCGTCAAGCACAAGCAACGAATCCTGCCCTAGCAAGCCCGCTTCCAGGGGACGCCTTTTGTAACTGGACCGATATCCGGAAAAGAGCAGCGCCGAACCGATGAGATCGACCGTGCCGATGATGATCGCTGGCTGTGAGGGGTCGCGCGACCACTCGCGATTGTCGGCGAGCTGTCCACGAAGCGTGCTAATTTTCAAGCTCGGCGACTGCGGCATCGCATTTGGCAGATTCTTTTCGAGCCTTTCTGCTAGATCGGTCGCTTGATCCACCACGGTGCGCCGGTCGACGACGTATACCAGCCGGCGCGGCAGTTTTTCGTTCACGGTCCGCGCAATGAGCCAAATGGCCATCACCATCGTCTTGCCGAGTCCCGTGGGCAGGTCGCAGACATCTGGCAGATTGTCGGCGAGGAAGCAACCGTAGAGCCTTCGCTGCCAGGGCAGTGGGGGCGCCCCCGTCAGGTCTTCAAACGCCCGATCAAAATTGACCGCAGGATTTGTCGCTGCCATCGGCGGATTCCCCAGATTTGCCCAATCGCGCGGCGCGGGCCGCGCGATCTGCGGACGTGGCAGGAAAAGAAGTCGACCCCTGACGCCCGAGATGGTTCATGGTCATATCACGTCACAACAGTGCTAGCAAGGAAATTTCCTCGCAATTTTAAGGTATTCGCGTCGAAGCATTTGGCCGCTTAGCGCGCCTGCTGGTCGCGCGTGGTCGTCATTGCGAACCGCGCGGTGGCGTTCAGCGAACACGTAGCGCATGCGGTAATCCGCCCCCGGCATGGGGCCTATCCCCGCGCGCTAGTTTGCTGGCGAGGGATGCCGCGATCGCCTCTGGTTAAATGGGCAGACTGCGAGCGCATTCACGGACAGGCGAGTTTCTCTTGAGTATTCAGGGCTTTGCCGACGAG includes:
- the cas3u gene encoding type I-U CRISPR-associated helicase/endonuclease Cas3; this encodes MAATNPAVNFDRAFEDLTGAPPLPWQRRLYGCFLADNLPDVCDLPTGLGKTMVMAIWLIARTVNEKLPRRLVYVVDRRTVVDQATDLAERLEKNLPNAMPQSPSLKISTLRGQLADNREWSRDPSQPAIIIGTVDLIGSALLFSGYRSSYKRRPLEAGLLGQDSLLVLDEAQLSKPFEKLICAIGSDGPFQKDCDGAAHGMPMRVMRMSATSDCAPATKIFSLQIDANGDLTGEDANGITQQRFESCKNLKIKEPVESKNLNAALADAAIELATDNTIVGKRIVVFVRKPDDAQEIVNQLRKHVVESVDDSGAKPKKSKSTPFSESVEVLTGTMRGLERDKLVEQDVFKDRWLKGELEPADLANQVPVFLVSTSAGEVGFDLNADHMVSDLTTIDSFIQRLGRVNRRGLGAATVVLIPDANPADKSDIDKARIATASLLANDMDVSPKALAKFKKSLKPEQWAAATSPAPGTVELTDILLDAWSLTSITERMPGRPDVAPWLRGIDDEQAQTTIAWRAELDVPGFGDLAREDIEEWFDTHRILTHETLSAPTHAVAKWFVERWNELPAVRKSELETSPVIVDRAGLKLVNVHALADQLSRKGGDFAAAIRNANLVVPASFGGVDRRSGLLDASCLTMPVDTASDSEDSPETNIDSPCQAADVADARERYRELVFTVDDEQVAKPLGSGKSERIQNAIRFSIELEVGDDKRLQLVSYVPKWEKLEPGAIRQSLSEHVDLVCQRLDEILARLKLPEPLKSAASFAAQYHDHGKNRARWQRLVGGRPTTPGQGWLDYTIGKSGGSMRRDPRGYRHEFGSLRELCDAFETGQLCDEDGNPISAEVFDLTMHLIATHHGRGRPHFPKGAFDPDAESRSDEVHFTAIRRFARLQRKYGWWQLAWLENLLRCADALASSAKNSDGVKATKAGHLASKTI